The following coding sequences lie in one Plasmodium sp. gorilla clade G2 genome assembly, chromosome: 11 genomic window:
- a CDS encoding autophagy-related protein 23, putative has translation MTKSICELQNKNSISTELLQEIKKMENELKRKNDEYEKLNANYREIYGSYILAKTNLDDTTNNYEGEILKLETMLKEKEHEYMNLRINFQELLEEKCKLENDMDNYEKAIYEINENLISLKEAHKEELKEVHEENTNLYSTIDKFKEEVEYMKENYKQLEKMNQDKINTIENLEKEMMDMKEEKKIVGEKMDLVQSQQRMIQMEIKNLNKEKEQLKEKEETLKNEKEKFQQCKEDLKIEEKQIDTNKQVLNKEKEQIEKNKEELKLMEQNLNKEKETLQKNKEQLDKEKKIYENDKKNIMLKNEDLKKLVDQYKEEITNKEEHIKQIEEKILLLEDEKKNFQNKIDALDNKLQEFKNEITNEKKMNYELKDDIDNKQNEVIKRDSIIEILYNKLKEKENDITTVQNENLSLRNCQKELNKILDIKKNEMINIEKDLYEKLAKLLIKKKIRQRDDLHFDGHPQSSILKILWFGYVDICKCILKNRDGYLYKGNKNHRFICAYDTDLFLDINVENTKKGLLSFKNETRGIFQLNDEEAKKLVYVGPFSKFKGFNFCISSNKNNLEIVKGNKCSYIFEEMYVTKKGTKLVLIKEKESGKYFSGLNKNLYLEKKKRGVDKLDYNNVVNKLINYIANEKEENCNMIIKTSDQKLKIENEKSTCLVQKKKNSDNSYNNEEKTNLRKSRSKTPIKKENSLHSKYDKTKTTKITNQIKKSDSKEKQNKEKSTSEKQIGKKLASEKNNEEKITNGKMNEDKLNNNRELSDENLHKYKIAKEMLLLSDSNSSSTCDDENIYHLKTKYNHTEQNEFINNNVINKSIATNYIENINTSLFKYSKCSEDYNNTNIILTTNKEEAILFEIFNYEQIVEHDAIKLASECVFNFLLNYNKSNLQDLSNIGSEGNSNVFSGIDEDWCILPAYL, from the exons ATGACAAAAAGCATATGTgaattacaaaataaaaattctatCAGTACGGAATTGCTC CaagaaatcaaaaaaatggaaaatgaattaaagaggaaaaatgatgaatatgaaaaattaaatgcaAATTATAGAGAAATATAT GGCTCTTACATATTGGCCAAAACCAATTTGGATGATACCACAAat AATTATGAAGGGGAAATATTAAAACTAGAAACTATGCTTAAGGAGAAGGAACATGAATACATGAACTTACGC ATTAATTTTCAAGAATTGTTGGAAGAAAAATGTAAACTGGAAAATGACATGGACAATTATGAAAAGGccatatatgaaataaacgAAAATTTGATATCTTTAAAAGAAGCACATAAG GAAGAGCTAAAAGAAGTACATGAAGAAAATACAAATTTATATTCAACTATAGACAAATTTAAG GAAGAAGTTGAATACATGAAAGAAAACTACAAACAGCTGGAAAAAATGAAccaa gaTAAAATTAATACGATTGAAAATCTTGAAAAGGAAATGATGGACATGAAG gaagaaaaaaaaatagtaggAGAAAAAATGGACCTTGTTCAAAGTCAACAAAGGATGATACAaatggaaataaaaaatttaaacaaagaaaaagaacaacttaaagaaaaagaagaaacattaaaaaatgaaaaagaaaagtttCAACAATGTAAAGAAGATTTaaaaatagaagaaaaacaaatagACACAAATAAACAAGTATTaaacaaagaaaaagaacaaatagaaaaaaataaagaagaactCAAATTAATGGaacaaaatttaaataaagaaaaagaaactttacaaaaaaataaagaacaactagataaagaaaaaaaaatatatgaaaatgataagaaaaatattatgttaaaaaatgaagatttGAAAAAACTAGTAGATcaatataaagaagaaattacg AATAAGGAAGAACATATTAAACAgattgaagaaaaaattcttttgctagaagatgaaaaaaaaaatttccaG AATAAGATTGACGCATTAGATAATAAACTGCAAGAATTCAAA aATGAAATAactaatgaaaaaaaaatgaactaTGAATTAAag gATGATATAGACAATAAACAAAACGAAGTGATAAAGAGAGATTCCATTATAgag ATTCTATACAATAAActgaaagaaaaagaaaacgaTATTACCACAGTccag aatgAGAATTTATCTTTACGAAATTGTCAAAaggaattaaataaaattttggatatcaaaaaaaatgaaatgattAACATTGAAAAAGACTTATACGAA AAACTAGCCAAATTgttaattaaaaagaaaatcagACAAAGAGACGATTTACATTTTGATGGTCATCCTCAATCTTCTATCTTAAAAATT TTATGGTTTGGATATGTAGACATATGCAAGTGTATATTAAAGAACAGAGACGGATACTTATATAAGGGAAATAAGAACCATCGATTTATTTGTGCCTACGATACAGATCTG ttTTTGGATATTAATGTGGAAAATACCAAAAAAgg GCTGTTATCATTCAAAAACGAGACCAGGGGTATTTTTCAATTAAATGACGAAGAAGCCAAAAAACTTGTTTATGTTGGACCATTCAGCAAATTTAAAGgatttaatttttgtatttctAGCAACAAGAATAATTTAGAAATAGTAAAAGGAAACAAGTGCAGCTATATATTTGAAGAAATGTATGTAACAAAGAAAGGAACAAAATTagttttaataaaagaaaaagaaagtgGAAAATATTTCAGCGGATTAAAtaagaatttatatttagaaaagaaaaaaagaggaGTTGATAAATTAGATTACAATAATGTTGTCAacaaattaattaattatattgcAAATGAAAAGGAAGAAAATTGTAATATGATCATAAAAACATCCgatcaaaaattaaaaattgaaaatgaaaaaagtaCCTGTCTTgttcagaaaaaaaaaaattcagacAATTCTTacaataatgaagaaaaaacaaaCTTAAGAAAATCGAGAAGTAAAACACCaatcaaaaaagaaaattcatTACATTCGaaatatgataaaacaaAAACTACCAAAATAACAAATCAAATAAAGAAATCTGATAgcaaagaaaaacaaaataaagaaaaatcaaCTAGCGAAAAACAAATTGGAAAAAAATTAGCTAgcgaaaaaaataatgaagagaAAATAACTAATGGAAAAATGAACgaagataaattaaataataacagAGAATTAAGTGATGAAAATTTACACAAGTATAAAATAGCAAAAGAAATGTTGTTACTTTCTGATAGTAATAGTTCAAGTACAtgtgatgatgaaaatatttatcatttaaaaactaaatataatcatacagaacaaaatgaatttataaataataatgtaataaataaatcaataGCAACAAATTATAtcgaaaatataaatacctctttatttaaatattccaAATGTTCTgaagattataataatacaaatattatactTACAACAAATAAGGAAGAAGCAATTTTATttgaaatttttaattatgaaCAAATAGTAGAACACGACGCGATCAAATTGGCATCTGAATGTGTTTTCAATTTTCTTCTTAATTACAATAAAAGTAACTTACAAGATTTATCTAATATCGGTAGCGAGGGAAATTCAAATGTATTTTCAGGAATTGATGAAGACTGGTGTATATTACCAGCTTATTTGTAA
- a CDS encoding RNA-binding protein, putative, with protein MVESGCSLLIRNLNYDTSPDKVRKIFENVGRVKDVYLPLDHYTRKPRGFGFVEYFESKYAREAINILNHSRIDGNEIRIIIAQNRRKSPDTMKFYHNEYLYNYRHKDNRKYNNNRNYKRKYNKYYRTHERDRSRYKRRSTSSSLEKYKKRKKNYTKYSTSTDSHSLTPLSSYSSTTSSIYKGSDDNEYYNTRRKRRRRRRKTPKKEEKTTKKEKRQNKERRLNRERSISDTSSYSSLREEKKEEDENKQLDYNKHKDQNNEKDDIIHTENISNKDVKNKKDDDHKKKRQKSYNSSDIHSDSSSSQIGSKKYIDSKLDSTENKTKRNKIYKKEKNKNKNNTSSNNNSNSNNSNSNNSSYNNYNEYTNESNRKSLSHETGSIENESICEKEKKKKYIHSHVITTKESQSIDNQKEDVEKKYTDIYKDLENTNEYNINSNMSNNLKKNIYNKNNFEDQSCKVNYDDISDEKDKTIENNNKHNINYNNKLKEDKDIKENKNAYIENSVHLYDKDELSNQSQENEENVFFVKTQCIKNKKTNCDKKNDYIDNVIVEKNSKKENYNSPSVASSYTSKSISLSKSSSDSICNHNNQKKKNHRDIPSYHMKKPKKRINENSTRSKSHSANTYSSDDTQRRKKNISVDSSRSNSKENKEKNKKFKNKYKNKDKNKKNIISSSYRRSISSNMKDSKSFKSYIHDINDDEDYREFKKKSDRDKTKEKDIKDKRDDKEKNRSYDNPNGSPYYSPRDMLSHNSFDKKKNEDNISQGKSPYQGSKESYYNKNKERILYKHTNDKYSKRQKNKSRRTSSKYSNISFSYDNKKINKRNNYNTRKKKNYNSRNSKLSRNSYISSPSSKKRTVSIDTSTNSNDSYYSSSYRNKKKYKNKYYNEHKYKGYRKEEKHSNFRYQ; from the coding sequence ATGGTTGAGAGCGGATGTAGCTTACTAATTCGTAATTTAAATTACGATACTAGTCCAGATAAagtaagaaaaatatttgaaaatgTTGGAAGAGTTAAAGACGTCTATTTACCTTTAGATCACTACACAAGGAAGCCACGTGGTTTTGGATTTGTAGAATATTTTGAATCTAAATATGCAAGAGAAgctataaatattttaaatcacTCAAGAATTGATGGTAATGAAATTAGAATAATTATTGCTCAGAATAGAAGGAAATCACCTGATACTATGAAGTTTTATCATAATGaatatctttataattatagaCATAAAGATAAtaggaaatataataataatagaaacTACAAAAGGaaatacaataaatattatagaaCCCATGAAAGAGATAGAAGtagatataaaagaagaagtACCAGTTCATCTTtagagaaatataaaaaaagaaaaaaaaattatactaaATATTCAACAAGTACAGATAGCCATAGTCTCACACCTTTGTCTTCTTATTCTTCTACTACATcatctatatataaaggaagtgatgataatgaatattataatacaagaagaaaaagaagaagaagaagaagaaaaacaccaaaaaaagaagaaaaaacaacaaaaaaagaaaaaagacaaaataaagaaagaagACTAAACAGAGAAAGGTCTATTAGTGATACTAGCAGTTATAGTAGTCTtagagaagaaaaaaaagaagaagatgaaaataaacaactggattataataaacataaagatcagaataatgaaaaagatgATATTATTCATACAGAGAATATTTCCAACAAAGatgtgaaaaataaaaaagatgatgatcataaaaaaaaaagacaaaaaagTTATAATTCTTCTGATATTCATTCAGATAGTAGCAGTTCACAGATAGGttctaaaaaatatattgatagTAAATTAGATAGCACAGAAAATAAAActaaaagaaacaaaatttataaaaaagaaaaaaataaaaataaaaataacactagtagtaataataatagtaatagtaacaatagtaatagtaataatagtagttataataattacaatgAATACACAAATGAATCAAACAGAAAATCATTAAGTCATGAAACGGGTTCAATAGAAAATGAATCTATTtgtgaaaaagaaaaaaaaaaaaaatatatccacTCACATGTTATCACAACAAAGGAATCACAAAGTATAGATAATCAAAAAGAAGacgtagaaaaaaaatatacagatatatataaagatttaGAAAATACAAATGAATACAATATTAATTCAAACATgtctaataatttaaaaaaaaatatatataacaagaACAATTTTGAAGATCAATCATGTAAGGtaaattatgatgatatatcagatgaaaaagataaaacaattgaaaataataataaacataatataaattataataataaattaaaagaagataaagatataaaGGAAAACAAAAATGCATATATTGAAAATTCTGTTCATTTGTATGATAAGGATGAATTATCTAATCAGTCtcaagaaaatgaagaaaatgttttttttgtaaaaacacaatgtataaaaaataagaaaacgaattgtgataaaaaaaatgattatattgATAATGTTATTGTCGaaaaaaatagtaaaaaagaaaattataattctcCTTCTGTCGCATCTTCATACACTTCAAAATCTATATCATTATCCAAGTCATCATCTGATTCAATTtgtaatcataataatcagaaaaaaaaaaatcatagaGATATACCTTCTTATCATATGAAAAAACCAAAAAAGAGGATCAATGAAAATTCAACAAGAAGTAAATCACACTCTGCAAATACATATAGCAGTGATGATACTCAAaggaggaaaaaaaatataagtgtTGACAGTTCTAGAAGTAATTCCaaggaaaataaagaaaagaacaaaaaatttaaaaataaatataaaaataaagataaaaataaaaaaaatattatttcttcttcttaTAGAAGAAGTATAAGTAGTAATATGAAAGACTCGAAATCATTTAAAAGCTACATacatgatataaatgatgatgaagattatagagaatttaaaaagaaatcaGATAGAGacaaaacaaaagaaaaagatataaaagataaaagagatgacaaagaaaaaaatcgTTCCTATGATAATCCAAATGGTAGTCCTTATTATAGTCCTAGAGATATGTTATCACATAATtcttttgataaaaaaaaaaatgaagataatatatcACAAGGAAAAAGTCCATATCAAGGTTCAAAGGAaagttattataataaaaataaagaaagaatcttatataaacatacaaatgataaatattcaaaaagacaaaaaaataaaagcagAAGGACGTCGTCAAAATATTCTAACATATCTTTTtcttatgataataaaaaaataaacaaacgaaataattacaatacgaggaaaaaaaagaattataattcTAGGAATAGCAAACTATCAAGAAATTCTTATATAAGTTCTCCATCTAGCAAAAAAAGAACAGTATCGATAGATACATCAACTAATAGTAACGATAGTTATTATAGTTCAtcatatagaaataaaaaaaaatataaaaataaatattataatgaacataaatataaaggataTAGAAAAGAAGAGAAACATTCAAATTTTAGGTATCAATAG
- a CDS encoding small nuclear ribonucleoprotein F, putative encodes MSVGIAPLNPKPFLNSLAGNRVIIKLKWGMEYKGILKSFDGYMNIRLTNAEEWIHGEFKGTLGEIFLRCNNILYIREDNEKTKMDL; translated from the exons ATGTCCGTG gGTATTGCGCCTCTTAACCCTAAGCCATTTTTAAATAGTTTGGCTGGTAATCgagtaattataaaattaaaatgggGAATGGAATATAAAG gtaTATTAAAATCCTTTGATggatatatgaatataagaCTAACAAATGCAGAAGAATGGATACATGGAGAATTCAAAGGAACACTTggagaaatatttttaag atgtaataatatcttatatataagggaagataatgaaaaaacGAAAATGGACCTCTGA
- a CDS encoding protein phosphatase, putative, with product MWNQLNDGENTDDYNGESRNGFFQRLKKYKLFFYLFIGFLLTLLIIYALYEYFFNKNGDFTLNCNDLNDRCLNYKFPSFKPERLHIVDVNTENNNYILRSSIPLFNGMYSEEKLLSYIKKLFEENNLTYSDDLSLHIISFLRNDLKEGCSYTAEHCYNKKNNIFHHVILGHKENPYDINEAELNDKLNSMSWNTDNLINRIKDLKKKFNTMKNTIFFIHCRRGRDRTGEFVSAYKMIEQNKDFNTIVEENEEIGKVKPQYLNMQKWLCLYLERILKNPNVKCFNFL from the exons atgtggAATCAATTAAATGATGGAGAAAACACAGACGATTATAATGGTG AGTCAAGGAATGGATTTTTTCAACgtctaaaaaaatataagttatttttttatttgtttattggCTTTTTATTAACTTTGCTAATTATATACGCCCTTTATGAATACTTCTTTAATAAAA atGGCGATTTTACATTAAATTGTAATGATTTAAATGACAGATGTCTAAACTATAAATTCCCAAGTTTTAAGC ctGAAAGATTGCATATTGTCGATGTGAAtacagaaaataataattatatattaagaagTAGCATTCCATTATTTAATG gaaTGTATTCggaagaaaaattattaagctatataaaaaaattatttgaagaaaataatttaaccTACAGTGATGATTTATCATTACACATAATATCATTCTTGAGAAACGACTTAAag gagGGTTGTTCTTATACTGCTGAACACTGCTATaacaagaaaaataatatcttCCATCATGTTATATTAGGACATAAAGAAAATCcttatgatataaatgaagcT gaattaaatgataaacTAAACAGCATGAGCTGGAACAcagataatttaataaaccGAATtaaagatttaaaaaaaaaatttaataccATGAAGAAtaccatattttttattcattgtAGAAGAGGAAGAGACAGAACTGGTGAATTTGTAAGTGCTTATAAAATGatagaacaaaataaagattTTAATACTATAgttgaagaaaatgaagaaattgGAAAAGTAAAACCACAATATCTAAACATGCAAAAATggttatgtttatatttagaGAGAATATTGAAGAATCCTAATGttaaatgttttaattttttataa
- a CDS encoding dUTP pyrophosphatase, with the protein MHLKIVCLSDEVREMYKNHKTHHEGDSGLDLFIVKDEVLKPKSTTFVKLGIKAIALQYKSNYYYKCEKTENKKKDDEQSNIVNTSFLLFPRSSISKTPLRLANSIGLIDAGYRGEIIAALDNTSDQEYHIKKNDKLVQLVSFTGEPLSFELVEELDETSRGEGGFGSTSNNKY; encoded by the coding sequence ATGCATTTAAAAATTGTGTGTCTGAGTGATGAAGTCAGGGAAATGTACAAGAATCATAAAACACATCATGAAGGTGATAGTGGATTAGATTTGTTTATTGTAAAAGATGAAGTACTAAAACCAAAGTCTACTACTTTTGTTAAGCTTGGAATTAAGGCAATAGCATTACAATATAAAtctaattattattataaatgtgaaaaaactgaaaataaaaaaaaagatgatgaACAATCCAATATTGTAAATACAagctttttattatttcctcGTAGCAGTATATCCAAAACACCACTGCGATTAGCTAATTCAATTGGACTAATTGATGCAGGTTATAGAGGAGAAATTATTGCTGCTCTGGATAATACTAGTGACCAAGAATAtcacattaaaaaaaatgataaattagTACAATTGGTCTCTTTTACAGGGGAACCACTTTCTTTTGAATTAGTTGAGGAACTGGATGAAACTTCCAGAGGAGAAGGTGGTTTTGGATCGACAtccaataataaatattaa
- a CDS encoding methyltransferase, putative has protein sequence MKKHKTPCKRKYRQRAHCNPLSDSYIKYPRNYEYVDWSLHFPFFFDKNKIEDEYITNKENSKDEHMITDNINNDEIYNTNNNKSDNINNDEIYNTNNNKSDNVNNDENHNINNVLYLNTNKYPVNYKIKNKFNQSFENNKDVTILDIGCGYGGLLFSLSKIFNDKLILGLEIRDKITNYVGEKILSYRYNYNPYYHNISVIRTNVIKFLPNYIKKNQIEKIFFCFPDPHFKKHNWRRRIITIENLSLYYHLLKNNGYIYFITDVYTLYLWVIFCFSKCSYFKLLTKKDCENDICVKLIHESSEESKKVKKNKQSMYYCVAQKI, from the coding sequence atgaaaaaacacAAAACACCatgtaaaagaaaatatcGTCAAAGAGCTCATTGTAATCCTCTATCAGAtagttatataaaatatccgAGGAATTATGAATATGTTGATTGGAGTTTACATTTTCCATTCTTTTttgacaaaaataaaattgaagatgaatatataacaaataaagaGAATTCAAAAGATGAACATATGATAacagataatataaataatgatgaaatttataatacaaataataataaaagtgataatataaataatgatgaaatttataatacaaataataataaaagtgataatgtaaataatgatgaaaatcataatataaataatgtgcTATATTTAAATACTAATAAATATCCAgtgaattataaaataaaaaataaatttaatcaATCTTTTGAGAATAATAAAGATGTTACCATTTTAGATATAGGATGTGGATATGGtggtttattattttctttaagtaaaatatttaatgataaattaattttaggTTTAGAAATAAGAGATAAAATTACAAATTATGTTGGTGAGAAGATTTTATCTTATcgatataattataatccatattatcataatatatctGTTATTCGTACGAATGTAATAAAATTCTTAccgaattatataaaaaaaaatcaaatagaaaaaatctttttttgttttcctGATCctcattttaaaaaacataatTGGAGAAGAAGAATTATTACTATAGAAAATTTgtctttatattatcatttattaaaaaataacggttatatttattttattacagatgtatatacattataCTTATGGgtcatattttgtttttcaaaATGTTCCTATTTTAAATTACTTACAAAGAAAGATTGTGAAAATGATATTTGTGTTAAGTTAATTCATGAAAGTTCAGAAGAATCAAAAAAggtcaaaaaaaataaacaaagtATGTATTACTGTGTTGCccaaaaaatttaa